GTCAGATTATCTGATATATAATCTACCGCTAATAatgcccttcctattagcctGTCTACGGTACCCTGAAAAATCGAGGTAATTGAAGTGCAAATATTAACGCATCCACATAGATggtctaataataatttgcgcgACTCAGAAAAAAATTGCGATCACTATCCTTTAGAAGTGTAGGTACCTGTGCGTGTTCGTCCTCTAATTCACCTACAACCGCGGCGTACGGTAAAGCTTCAGTTGCGCGCAGTAGCTTCTGTATAGTTTTCTCTAAATGCCTACGCGTCTCGTTCCATACACGATCGTCTTGAGCGGCCTCGATCCATCCATTTGGAAGCCACTCGTACTTGAGGTGGTTCGCGTCCCGTCTCCAGATAATGACGATATGTAACAACGGTTCCATCGGACTGCCCTCACCGGCTGACAGCGCTGACACGAAGTCAGGCTGCGTGTCTTTGAACACGTATGCGTATCTGACGCGTTCCGTGCTGCAAGTGgcattattaatgaaaaagaaattcagaattcgtataaaagaataatataataataataataaaaaaactagaataaattgataaaataacaaaattatttattacagattATAAATACCTGTAAGAAGATTCTAATGCCGCTAGTCTAAATTTATGCCTAGCCGCGTCGTGTAAAGGGCTATTTTGTTGCGATATCAGAACGGCGCACAAGCGTTTCTGCGGTCTCAGCCACTCGGGTGGACATATCGAGTCCAGCATGGCTTGATTCGAGAGCCTTGGTAACACGAGGAACTTATTGTTGCCGATAACGTTGTGCATGGTCTCACTAGAGATGTCTTTCATACTGACCGACGCCATGGGCTTCTCGGAGTTCTCATTGAAGAGCAGCACAGTGTCCAACTCTCCCGAGATCTTGTATTTCGACGTTATATTCTCAGTCTCGGGTATACCGAtctgtgaaaaatattaaaaataattaaatattaaaatagtacggctgaggaaaaaagaaagtttgaaatgatccaatattaattatcgtttACCTGCACGAAGCCGAAAGCAACTCGATCTCTGTAGTAAAAAGACGTAAGCAAATAGCGCAGTCGGATGAAGTCTCTCTTCTCGAATATCAACGCGCGAATTCGATTATCCGTCCATCCTGACAGGAAATTCTCTACGTTCGCATTACTAACGctacttattaatttatacggTAGCCTACTTCGTACAAATTCtgcaaacaaatataatattcgtcGGTCAGTCAGCGGTTGGTCAAGATCTTTGGGCGAAATTACAGAGGCAGTACGGTACGCCAACAGCGAACAAACGTACCAACAATTTTCTGTATGCTAAACAGAGATTCTTTATAAACGCTGGTGCGCCCGTCCACGGTGATGACAAGACAGGGAAGCGAGTGAATGCCGAGCCGCCTCGCGAGAATGGACTCTTTCTCGGCGTGCGCGGTCGCCAGACCGAGTCCGAGAGGCTCTATCTCGTCGATCAGTCGCCTCCAAGTGGGCTCCACTTGCAGACACGCGATGCACCAGTCGGAATAAAACAGGACCAAGTACGGCATACGGTATGTTTTGGGTACTATCACATTTTCGAACGATCTGCAATTCACAGGATACTTCTGATGCTCTCAGTATTCATAACGGCGAATTAAATTAGTCGGAGTTCGCTCGAAGTGGCCCCGAATCGCAGAAACACATACCGATACGTGATGCTCATCTTGTGGAACAGCGTGATGTCTCTATTCTGATAATGGAACTTAAAATTACCGGCGAACAATTCTTCTAGTGGATCGAGAACGTTAAAGTGGCTATTGTCCCTCCTCTGCCTAGGGAGACCCTCGTCGGTGATCCCATGGTTATCAaacttcctccttctctccgGATCTGTTAGAAGCTAAAAGATTCGACGACGTAATCAACAGTGGCATTCCTCCAGTCATTTCATGCGCAGAACGTTTCCTCGGGTAAGATAAAAAACGTACCTCGTAAGCTTTCGTTATTTCTACAAACTTGTCCTCTGCCATTGGGTGATCAGTTTTATCCGGGTGCCTGAGGAAGACGACGTTTACTGAGACACTTTACGTTCAGGCTAGAACTATCTACAATTTGTCGTAGATATTCTAACTCGGAGGAAAGCCTTAAATGCACTGCGACTCACCATTCTTTGACGAGATGCTTGTACGCTTTTCGAATGGTCTGCACGGTCGCATGCCTCGGTACACCCAGTATCTTGTAAGGATCACCTAGCGTGTCGGCTGCGAGGACGGCCGACGGTGTCAGCTGGAGAATCACGAGAAGGGTCAGCAGCAGGAACGTGTACCTCATTAATGGAGCGACGCTGTTGCTCCTCGTGGCGTCGCCGGCTGGTCGGTTGCTCGTCGACGCGCGAGTCattaaaaaatcaatcaaTGACATTATCCCGCGATAATCCTCACGGGGGTGTCTCCTTGGGCACCGCGCGAGACGGATTCGCTCGGCCGATCGCTCGCGAATTTATCGTTATTCGTGGTTACTTCAGCTACCTCTCGCGCTCGTCGCACACGGAATCAACGAGCATACTTTACGAGGATCATCGTCACCGCCTGTCGTCGCGTGGGGCGTCGATACACCTAGTCGGCGAGAGTATCCTCACATCACACTCCCGGAGCCACCGTTGCCACCATGTTGTCAAATTAGACACATATGGGCCAGCGCAGTGACGTATATATCTAGATGAGCACTCGTATCCATTACTGGAGCAGAGAGAGAGGTTGGCAATTTaggaaagagtgagagagtcAAATTGTTCCtagatctttttctctctgtcctATAATATACACAAAATGTGGAAACATTAATCGTCGaggtgtataaaataatataaatatcgattttatattgaaattcattattttatttttagttggTCTGTTCTTCATAGCTGCGGTGCTGAACTGGTGTAAtaagttggagtgagaaaaaatatatacttgtCTTACTTTAACGTCTTTAAGCCTcgtgtccacgatgctagaaatcgatCCGAGATCTCGCTCCGAGAAATATGTGGCTCCATAAAAAGCTACAAGCTGATTGGCTACACAATTCTCGAGTCGAGATCTCGAATCGATTTCTAGTGGTGACTGCTCCGATAAACGATAAAACGCGATTGCTGCCAAATACAGATGATCGTTGCGCGTCAGAAGAAATCCTAACCTATCATGATTGGAGTAGGGACGTCAATATGAAATCACGAAAGATATTTACAATCGGTCGCATCAGCTGACCCACGAtcaagttttataattatttttgagtGTTAGGTTCAGATATAGAGAAGTTCCGACGAAATGGCGAGTCTGGGTAACAGAATCGTCGTCTTGATAGACATGGACTGTTTCTTCTGTCAGGTCGAGACGAAGCTGCAACCACGGTACGAGGGAAAGCCGCTTGCCGTTGTGCAATATAATCAATGGGAAATGGGCgggtaaatatatatattattttaaatataaattttatttttggtcACTGTATCAATAATTGAACTtgtcatttgaaaacacttctcatttatttctaatattttacgCAGTAATGGTCAACTTCTAATTTGACTAGAAAACTCATTATTGCCGCCGTAATCTTCTACACGTCTGAAAAATAATGCAGTTgacgttacattattatatttttcataaaatgagTTATAAATTGACAATTCTGTTattcttctaaatttatatatgaatGTGTTTTTTTATTGACTGCAGGATAATAGCTGTTAATTATGAGGCGCGAAGTTTCGGAGTAACTAGACACATGAGGGGCAAAGAAGCTAAAGAGAAATGTCCAGATATAGTTCTCGCCAGCGTGCCGTGTCTTCGTGGAAAAGCGGATACATCCAGGTAGCAGTTCGCTATTAcagtaaatttttatgaacATAACACACAAATTGTTTCTTTCGGTATGCTCGGATATCAtttcgattaaatattaactgtTTGACAATTGAATGTTTGAACACAGATATAGGAAAGCTGGTCGTCAGGTTATCGAAGTCCTAAGGAAACACTGCAACATGGTTGAACGCGCCAGCGTTGATGAGGCGTATCTCGATTTAACGGATATTGTCGATGAGAAATTAGCCGCAAACGAAATTTCTTCGAAAGAAATGATGTCGTATCTCGCGAACACGTACGTTGTAGGATACTCGGAGGTCGATAAAAATGACGAAGGTggtgcaaaaatattataatcgaattgTACTTGCTTCGAAGATGGACAATTTTGAACGCGCACTATTTCAGATGACAGACGTCGAGGTTTGAAGACGTGGGTATTAGATAGCTTTAGCGAACTGCACGACGCTCGAGCACAAAAGCTCGCGATAGCGGGCGTAATAGTGGAGGAGATAAGGGCTAGTATATATAGGGAAACTGGATTCAGATGTTCCGCCGGCATCGCGCAGaacaaagttaataaaaattatatttttaccgtatttttcacgcattttcctcacgtttgcTGATTCGcgtcatttaattaatcgaacgGCTCGGTTACATAATTTGCAGATACTGGCCAAGTTAGCATGTGGATTGCACAAGCCAAATCGTCAAACGATTCTACCCGAGGCAGCGATTGCGAGTCTCTATTCGACACTCCCGGTAAGGAAGGTGCGAAACCTCGGTGGGAAACTTGGTGACGTCGTGGTTGAGTCCCTCGGGTGCAACGTCATGAGCGATCTACGACAATATTCCTTGGAAAAGTTGCAAAAACAATTTGATGAAAAAACAGGGTACGAAGCTCTTAGGGTTTTGTGTGAAAGGTGATAAAGAATGAGATATGAGCGAGTGATAAGGAACTCTACGACGTATCTACTCGTAAGAGATATCGCTTTTTCTGAAGAAATCTCGTTCCTCTCAATTAGATTTTGCCTGATACTTTGATACTCAACTACGATTTTTCAGATTTTGGCTGTACAATATCGCTCGAGGCGTAGACAATGAGCCTGTCAGCAACAGATTATTAGCAAAGTCCATCGGAGCTTGTAAAAAATTCCCCGGCAAGCAAGCCATAACTTCACTGGAATTGGTGAGATAATTCAGTTCTATCATATCATATAAATAGAagattgcataaataaatgatcaatcatataataataaataaaaaaataaatagaaaattgtattaaaaaagaGACTTATACTTGACGCACAGTTGAGACACTGGGCTGGAGATTTGGCTGCGGAGGTTTGCGAACGGCTCGAGGAGGACCTCGTGGAGAGTCAACGACGCGCGACGTTGCTCACAGTCTCCTATCACTACTACCAGAATAAAAGGACCGTGTCGCagacgcgctcgctcgctttgaACTCGTACAAACCCGAGAAGATGGCGAGTCAGTGCGTGGACGTTGTCACGAAGTCGACGCAGTGTCCTGTGGCGTACTTGGGCTTCGCTGCCAGCAAATTCGTGCCGTCGAAGGAGAGCGGCAGCTTCCtcaaatttttcaagaatGCTAAATCGGAAAGGAGCAAAGTGAATTCTGAGGCGTGCAAATCGCTGGATGTCGTAGCTTCCTCCGTAGATTCAATGAATTCAGAAGCGACAGAAGCGAACACTCCCGCCATTATTAGCGAAAAGGATTCACCTGATGAGGAATCAATCAAGTCACAAATCACAATGATGAGGAGAGGAAATAAGAAAACCGTCGAAAACTCGATCTTAAACACCAGCATGAAGAATTCGCCGACGTCGAAGAGAGTTTCCAAGCTGATGCAGGTGTGCAGCGAGCACGTTGAGGTCAAGTCGAAGAATAAACGTTTGTCGGGCTTGATAATAGACAATAACGATTTTCAAGATTCGTTCTTCATGAACGTGTATAAAACAAAGGGAAAGGAAGAACGCTCCAGCGAGGTCGAAGCCGCGGAGGAGCCGGAATGCGAGACAATCACGTCCACGGACACGGAGAGAGACGCGAGTGACGAGATCGTCGACGATCGTAGTTCGAATTTGTACGTACAAGAAAATTCGAAGCCTTCCACGAGCTATACGCCTACGCATGTAAGCAGCAACGACGAACCTGCGAGGGAGAGTAACGAGACTCGCACGCGGGAACCCGTAGCGCGATTACGAGAGATCTTTCCAGACCTGAACGACATGGATCCCGAGGTGCTGTCCCTGTTGCCTGCCGACTTGCAGGAGGCAGCTAGGCCGTACAGACAGCCGCGCGACAAGAAGCAGGAGAGTGTCAGGGTTACtcggggagggagagggaagtCTGGCAAGTC
The Ooceraea biroi isolate clonal line C1 chromosome 12, Obir_v5.4, whole genome shotgun sequence DNA segment above includes these coding regions:
- the LOC105287105 gene encoding DNA polymerase eta isoform X3; amino-acid sequence: MVERASVDEAYLDLTDIVDEKLAANEISSKEMMSYLANTYVVGYSEVDKNDEDDRRRGLKTWVLDSFSELHDARAQKLAIAGVIVEEIRASIYRETGFRCSAGIAQNKILAKLACGLHKPNRQTILPEAAIASLYSTLPVRKVRNLGGKLGDVVVESLGCNVMSDLRQYSLEKLQKQFDEKTGFWLYNIARGVDNEPVSNRLLAKSIGACKKFPGKQAITSLELLRHWAGDLAAEVCERLEEDLVESQRRATLLTVSYHYYQNKRTVSQTRSLALNSYKPEKMASQCVDVVTKSTQCPVAYLGFAASKFVPSKESGSFLKFFKNAKSERSKVNSEACKSLDVVASSVDSMNSEATEANTPAIISEKDSPDEESIKSQITMMRRGNKKTVENSILNTSMKNSPTSKRVSKLMQVCSEHVEVKSKNKRLSGLIIDNNDFQDSFFMNVYKTKGKEERSSEVEAAEEPECETITSTDTERDASDEIVDDRSSNLYVQENSKPSTSYTPTHVSSNDEPARESNETRTREPVARLREIFPDLNDMDPEVLSLLPADLQEAARPYRQPRDKKQESVRVTRGGRGKSGKSKAAGKSGKRRSPLYNFLIKTDSREHDVPLERCAECDQLIAVTRFSEHVDFHVAQNLYREINKPASGEKRKLEDAEAGTATSVKRQTPEKYRHDGDSRSITTFLS
- the LOC105287107 gene encoding dnaJ homolog subfamily C member 16 isoform X1, which encodes MSLIDFLMTRASTSNRPAGDATRSNSVAPLMRYTFLLLTLLVILQLTPSAVLAADTLGDPYKILGVPRHATVQTIRKAYKHLVKEWHPDKTDHPMAEDKFVEITKAYELLTDPERRRKFDNHGITDEGLPRQRRDNSHFNVLDPLEELFAGNFKFHYQNRDITLFHKMSITYRSFENVIVPKTYRMPYLVLFYSDWCIACLQVEPTWRRLIDEIEPLGLGLATAHAEKESILARRLGIHSLPCLVITVDGRTSVYKESLFSIQKIVEFVRSRLPYKLISSVSNANVENFLSGWTDNRIRALIFEKRDFIRLRYLLTSFYYRDRVAFGFVQIGIPETENITSKYKISGELDTVLLFNENSEKPMASVSMKDISSETMHNVIGNNKFLVLPRLSNQAMLDSICPPEWLRPQKRLCAVLISQQNSPLHDAARHKFRLAALESSYSTERVRYAYVFKDTQPDFVSALSAGEGSPMEPLLHIVIIWRRDANHLKYEWLPNGWIEAAQDDRVWNETRRHLEKTIQKLLRATEALPYAAVVGELEDEHAQGTVDRLIGRALLAVDYISDNLTKEQILPLLSVLATLMLIGVAGYGMSYLVKLEEASVQAERAQCKDNAKSLPSQPQLRLHELRAEKYNGLVRLLKPGCRTVILLVDAQSRLKLLPAFHKAVWPYRKNKTLMFGHMSLEKGLDWYKKLLSLTLFDQKELNINAKNCVGTVLSLNGHRRYFCMYHAKHPECTKGKGSKRIERMTKQFAEKSDDPEAGAFIGFESSNESDQSQDEVRAIESSAEPQQVSSIPNCTRIFFLRRVETTFYIRRIFWTGYRCGWTGCSKD
- the LOC105287105 gene encoding DNA polymerase eta isoform X2, yielding MIGVETKLQPRYEGKPLAVVQYNQWEMGGIIAVNYEARSFGVTRHMRGKEAKEKCPDIVLASVPCLRGKADTSRYRKAGRQVIEVLRKHCNMVERASVDEAYLDLTDIVDEKLAANEISSKEMMSYLANTYVVGYSEVDKNDEDDRRRGLKTWVLDSFSELHDARAQKLAIAGVIVEEIRASIYRETGFRCSAGIAQNKILAKLACGLHKPNRQTILPEAAIASLYSTLPVRKVRNLGGKLGDVVVESLGCNVMSDLRQYSLEKLQKQFDEKTGFWLYNIARGVDNEPVSNRLLAKSIGACKKFPGKQAITSLELLRHWAGDLAAEVCERLEEDLVESQRRATLLTVSYHYYQNKRTVSQTRSLALNSYKPEKMASQCVDVVTKSTQCPVAYLGFAASKFVPSKESGSFLKFFKNAKSERSKVNSEACKSLDVVASSVDSMNSEATEANTPAIISEKDSPDEESIKSQITMMRRGNKKTVENSILNTSMKNSPTSKRVSKLMQVCSEHVEVKSKNKRLSGLIIDNNDFQDSFFMNVYKTKGKEERSSEVEAAEEPECETITSTDTERDASDEIVDDRSSNLYVQENSKPSTSYTPTHVSSNDEPARESNETRTREPVARLREIFPDLNDMDPEVLSLLPADLQEAARPYRQPRDKKQESVRVTRGGRGKSGKSKAAGKSGKRRSPLYNFLIKTDSREHDVPLERCAECDQLIAVTRFSEHVDFHVAQNLYREINKPASGEKRKLEDAEAGTATSVKRQTPEKYRHDGDSRSITTFLS
- the LOC105287107 gene encoding dnaJ homolog subfamily C member 16 isoform X2, which codes for MSLIDFLMTRASTSNRPAGDATRSNSVAPLMRYTFLLLTLLVILQLTPSAVLAADTLGDPYKILGVPRHATVQTIRKAYKHLVKEWHPDKTDHPMAEDKFVEITKAYELLTDPERRRKFDNHGITDEGLPRQRRDNSHFNVLDPLEELFAGNFKFHYQNRDITLFHKMSITYRSFENVIVPKTYRMPYLVLFYSDWCIACLQVEPTWRRLIDEIEPLGLGLATAHAEKESILARRLGIHSLPCLVITVDGRTSVYKESLFSIQKIVEFVRSRLPYKLISSVSNANVENFLSGWTDNRIRALIFEKRDFIRLRYLLTSFYYRDRVAFGFVQIGIPETENITSKYKISGELDTVLLFNENSEKPMASVSMKDISSETMHNVIGNNKFLVLPRLSNQAMLDSICPPEWLRPQKRLCAVLISQQNSPLHDAARHKFRLAALESSYSTERVRYAYVFKDTQPDFVSALSAGEGSPMEPLLHIVIIWRRDANHLKYEWLPNGWIEAAQDDRVWNETRRHLEKTIQKLLRATEALPYAAVVGELEDEHAQGTVDRLIGRALLAVDYISDNLTKEQILPLLSVLATLMLIGVAGYGMSYLVKLEEASVQAERAQCKDNAKSLPSQPQLRLHELRAEKYNGLVRLLKPGCRTVILLVDAQSRLKLLPAFHKAVWPYRKNKTLMFGHMSLEKGLDWYKKLLSLTLFDQKELNINAKNCVGTVLSLNGHRRYFCMYHAKHPECTKGKGSKRIERMTKQFAEKSDDPEAGAFIGFESSNESDQSQDEGGNNILYQENLLDGLPMWLDRLFEGLTHRYYVNYWPEFTAK
- the LOC105287105 gene encoding DNA polymerase eta isoform X1, encoding MASLGNRIVVLIDMDCFFCQVETKLQPRYEGKPLAVVQYNQWEMGGIIAVNYEARSFGVTRHMRGKEAKEKCPDIVLASVPCLRGKADTSRYRKAGRQVIEVLRKHCNMVERASVDEAYLDLTDIVDEKLAANEISSKEMMSYLANTYVVGYSEVDKNDEDDRRRGLKTWVLDSFSELHDARAQKLAIAGVIVEEIRASIYRETGFRCSAGIAQNKILAKLACGLHKPNRQTILPEAAIASLYSTLPVRKVRNLGGKLGDVVVESLGCNVMSDLRQYSLEKLQKQFDEKTGFWLYNIARGVDNEPVSNRLLAKSIGACKKFPGKQAITSLELLRHWAGDLAAEVCERLEEDLVESQRRATLLTVSYHYYQNKRTVSQTRSLALNSYKPEKMASQCVDVVTKSTQCPVAYLGFAASKFVPSKESGSFLKFFKNAKSERSKVNSEACKSLDVVASSVDSMNSEATEANTPAIISEKDSPDEESIKSQITMMRRGNKKTVENSILNTSMKNSPTSKRVSKLMQVCSEHVEVKSKNKRLSGLIIDNNDFQDSFFMNVYKTKGKEERSSEVEAAEEPECETITSTDTERDASDEIVDDRSSNLYVQENSKPSTSYTPTHVSSNDEPARESNETRTREPVARLREIFPDLNDMDPEVLSLLPADLQEAARPYRQPRDKKQESVRVTRGGRGKSGKSKAAGKSGKRRSPLYNFLIKTDSREHDVPLERCAECDQLIAVTRFSEHVDFHVAQNLYREINKPASGEKRKLEDAEAGTATSVKRQTPEKYRHDGDSRSITTFLS